A single Zootoca vivipara chromosome 1, rZooViv1.1, whole genome shotgun sequence DNA region contains:
- the LOC132592618 gene encoding uncharacterized protein K02A2.6-like has translation MHQGNSTEITDYQVFQLPHPSTEKIYIEVQIEGAPCRMELDTGSTLSIISARTLRELCPNGGPKLRPAPFTLRDFQKRKVPTMGVGTFRVQYRGRKQQLDLLVVKGPYVSLLGLAWFGPLGLAVTGVNRTSLQVDVDAICKEFPGVFDGALGRYTGPPIALQLDPAVRPIRHKARRVPFALKPRIDEELDRLVEQGVLEPVPNAPWETPIVTPVKPNGSVRICADYKCTINKALTAHAYPVPVVSHVLATLAGSKIFGKLDLAQAYQQLPVDEATAEAQTIVTHRGAFRVKRLQFGVSVAPGIFQNLMDSLLKGIPGVTPFFDDVLIAGPTPEEFEDHLRSVLHRFQTAGLKVKREKCLLGVPQVDFLGFKVDAEGVHPTGDKVRAICEAPAPKSKPELQSFLGLLNFYHAFLPHKAAVAEPLHRLLDKRAPWVWGQRQRAAFQAVKDLLVSNSVLAHFDERLPVVLACDASPYGIGAVLGHQLPDGREVPVAYFSQTLAAAERNYSQIDKEGLAIVKGVKKFHDFLYGRPFTIVTDHKPLLGLFAPEKQTPQVLSPRVLRWSIFLAGYQYALIHRPGKAMGHADALSRLPLPETGPDPAPAQEVMTLELLPDRPIQAQEVAHHSTKDRVISRVLDWVWRGWPSSSPGPEFAGYTNRKHELSAHKGCLLWGSRVVVPQPLRKRVLTALHETHPGVVRMKALARSYVWWPGIDREIEAWVQHCQTCQESRPDPPRAPVQPWESARHPWSRLHVDFAGPFQGKTFFIVVDSYTKWLEVALVPSTSTAAAIRVLRKLFATHGLPDTLVSDNGTAFTSEEFQTFTAQNAIRHIRSAPFHPATNGQAERMVRTTKDSLRRMTQGDWEYRLAAFLLAQHSTPSTTTGRSPAELLMGRRLATRLDRLHPDRAQDEVVVGKGRNPRTFVAQDPVYAKNFGAGPAWVPATVTKVTGPVSYEVLTEGGQCWRRHCDQLRRRFPGGTREESGTEGSQGDSRAVRPVEREGWAGEAEAVGTEGRPEAGRTPEPELQPSGSVAPDQTAPAQPAASEHEPEPEPLTKEHPRPQRTRRRPADLGDYECNFPGRTGT, from the coding sequence atgcaccaaggcaactcgacggagatcacggactaccaggtattccagttgccccatcccagcacagagaaaatttatatagaggtacagatagagggagccccatgccgcatggagctggacacgggttcaactctatccataatctcggcccgaacattaagggaactgtgccctaatgggggtcccaaactaaggccggccccattcaccctccgggacttccagaaacgtaaggtccctactatgggggtggggaccttcagggtgcaatatcgagggcgaaagcaacaattggacttgctggtagttaagggcccctacgttagcttactgggactggcatggtttggacctctggggctagccgttaccggggtgaaccgcactagcttacaagtggacgtggacgccatatgcaaagagtttccaggggttttcgatggggcattgggacgatatacaggaccccccattgccctacagctagaccccgctgtacgacccatcaggcacaaggcccgccgggtcccgttcgccctgaaaccccgcatagacgaggaattggaccggctcgtggagcaaggagtgctggagccggtgcccaacgccccctgggaaactccaattgtcacacccgtcaagcctaacggttcggtccgcatctgtgcagactacaaatgcaccataaacaaggctctcacggcccatgcatacccagtgccagtggtcagccatgtcctcgccaccctggctgggtcaaaaatctttggcaaactggacttggcccaagcgtatcaacagttgcctgtggacgaagccacagcagaggctcagacgattgtgacgcacagaggggcattcagagtaaagcggctgcaatttggcgttagtgtggcaccaggcatattccagaatctaatggactctctccttaaagggattcctggcgtcacccccttcttcgatgatgtactgatcgccgggcccacaccagaggaatttgaggaccacCTCCGCTctgtcctgcaccgtttccagacggcgggcctcaaggtgaagcgggaaaagtgtttactgggagtgccgcaggtggactttctgggatttaaggtggacgcagaaggggtccatccaaccggtgacaaggtacgggccatttgtgaggccccagcgcccaagagcaagcccgaacttcagtcattcttgggactattgaacttttaccatgccttccttccccataaggcagcggtagcggagcccctacacagactcctagataaaagggccccttgggtgtggggccagcgacaaagggccgcattccaggcagtcaaggacttgctcgtctcgaactcggtcttagcacacttcgacgagaggctgccagtggtgctggcatgcgacgcctctccctatggcatcggcgctgtcctgggacaccaactcccggatggaagagaggtgccggtggcatacttctcccagacgcttgctgcagccgaacgaaactactcacagattgacaaggagggtctggcaatcgtgaagggcgtaaaaaaattccatgatttcttgtacgggcggccctttaccatagtgactgaccacaagccgttgcttggcctgtttgcccctgagaagcagaccccccaagtgttgtctccacgtgtcctcaggtggtcaattttccttgccggctaccagtatgcactaatccaccgccctgggaaggcgatgggccacgcagacgccctcagcaggctaccactaccagaaacaggccccgacccagcgcctgcacaagaggttatgaccctggagctgcttcccgaccgacccattcaggcacaagaagttgcgcaccattccacaaaagatagggtcatctcccgggtcctggactgggtgtggcgaggatggcccagcagcagccccgggccagaattcgctggctacacaaaccgcaaacatgaactgtcggcccacaaggggtgcctgttatggggaagcagggttgttgttccccagcccctccgcaaaagggtcctcacagccctacacgagacacacccaggggtagtgaggatgaaggcccttgccaggagttatgtgtggtggccggggattgacagagagatagaggcctgggtccaacactgccagacctgccaagaatcccgcccggatcccccaagggccccagtccagccctgggagtccgcccgacatccatggtcacgcttgcacgtggacttcgctggccccttccagggaaaaacattcttcatagtggtggattcctacaccaaatggctggaggtcgcactggtaccatccacttctacggcggcagccatccgggtactacgtaagctgtttgcgacccacgggctccctgacaccctcgtctcggacaatggaaccgcattcacgtcagaggagttccagaccttcacagcgcagaacgccatccgccacatccgatcagcaccattccaccctgccaccaatggccaagcggagcgcatggtgcggaccaccaaggacagcctccgccgcatgacacaaggggactgggaataccgccttgccgcatttcttctagcacagcacagcaccccaagcacaacgacgggccggagcccagctgaattactaatgggccggcgccttgcaactagactggaccgacttcaccccgacagagctcaggatgaggtagtggtggggaaaggcaggaacccccggacatttgtggcccaggacccagtgtatgcaaagaattttggggcaggcccagcatgggtacccgccacagtcaccaaggtgaccggtcccgtgtcgtacgaggtactaacggaaggggggcaatgttggcgccgccactgcgaccagctacggcgacgattcccaggaggaacccgggaggagagcgggacagaggggtcccaaggggacagcagggcagtgaggcctgtagagcgagaggggtgggcaggggaagcagaagcagtaggcacagaggggcgccccgaggctggaaggacaccggaaccagagctacaacctagtggttcagtggcgccagaccagacagccccggcacagccagcagcctcggaacacgagccagaaccagaacccctgaccaaggaacaccccaggccacaacgcacacggaggcggccagcagaccttggggactacgaatgcaacttcccgggcaggactggaacttag